In one Hemiscyllium ocellatum isolate sHemOce1 chromosome 27, sHemOce1.pat.X.cur, whole genome shotgun sequence genomic region, the following are encoded:
- the LOC132828614 gene encoding gastrula zinc finger protein XlCGF49.1-like, producing the protein MEGQSTDRNGEKLYTCLVCGHVFCHSSDLSIHQRHHTVEKVWKCAECGKGFKYPSLLETHQRSHTGERPFICSECGKGFAASSTLLSHRRVHTGKRPFTCSECGKGFTQSSTLLSHRRVHTGERPFTCSHCEKGFTQLANLLKHHRVHTGERPFTCSLCGNGFTQSSDLLKHQRVHTGERPFSCTQCGKGFTQSSHLLKHQRVHK; encoded by the coding sequence ATGGAAGGCCAAAGCACCGATCGCAATGGGGAGAAACTCTACACATGTTTGGTTTGTGGACACGTCTTTTGTCACTCATCTGACCTTTCAATACACCAGCGTCATCACACTGTGGAGAAGGTCTGGAAATGTgcggagtgtgggaagggattcaaatATCCATCCCTGTTGGAAACTCATcagcgcagtcacactggggagaggccattcatctgctctgaGTGTGGCAAAGGCTTTGCTGCATCATCCACTTTGCTGTCACATCGGCGAGTGCACACTGGgaagaggccgttcacctgctctgagtgtgggaagggtttCACTCAGTCATCTACCCTGCTGTCGCACCGGCGCGTTCATACCGGGGAgcggccgttcacctgctctcatTGCGAAAAGGGATTCACTCAGTTAGCAAACCTCCTGAAACACCACcgagttcacaccggggagagaccattcacctgctccctGTGTGGGAATGGGTTCACCCAGTCgtctgacctgctgaagcaccagcgggttcacactggggagagaccattcagttGCACCCAGTGTGGGAAGGGGTTCACTCAGTCATCCCACCTACTGAAACATCAGCGAGTTCACAAGTAA